The following coding sequences lie in one Brevibacterium marinum genomic window:
- a CDS encoding IS630 family transposase, which produces MSAPAAPLTMTDTDREVLEIIARSSTAAHREVVRARVLLASADGVGIRTVSGDHGVSAMTVRAWREAFTAEGLTQWGTVKKGRGRKPSIPEDTIAEIVRLTTTETPEAETHWSVRSMAKKVGVSRSTVHRVWSELGLKPHRHDTFKVSNDPNFDAKVIDVVGLYLNPPEKAVVLCMDEKSSIQALDRTQASLPMVPGRAGTMTHDYKRNGTTTLFAALDVLTGKVIGQCLPKHRHEEFLTFLKTVDSQVPKGLQVHLVLDNYATHKHAVIKHWLANHKRFHLHFTPTSSSWLNQVERWFRDLTEKNLRRGIFHSVPDLIDSIEAYIDANNDDPKPYVWTATAESILEKVARARTTLTERAS; this is translated from the coding sequence ATGTCAGCTCCAGCAGCCCCGTTGACCATGACCGACACCGATCGAGAAGTCCTCGAGATCATCGCTCGGTCATCGACAGCCGCGCACCGGGAAGTCGTCCGCGCCAGAGTCCTCCTCGCCTCCGCCGACGGTGTGGGCATCCGCACCGTCTCCGGCGACCATGGTGTGTCGGCGATGACGGTGCGCGCCTGGCGCGAGGCGTTCACAGCCGAGGGACTCACGCAGTGGGGCACGGTGAAGAAAGGACGCGGACGCAAACCCTCGATCCCTGAGGACACAATCGCTGAGATCGTACGTCTGACGACGACCGAGACTCCTGAAGCCGAAACCCACTGGTCGGTGCGGTCGATGGCCAAGAAGGTCGGCGTCTCCCGCTCGACCGTCCACAGGGTCTGGTCCGAACTCGGGCTCAAACCCCACCGGCACGATACGTTCAAAGTCTCGAACGATCCGAACTTCGATGCCAAGGTCATCGATGTCGTCGGTCTCTACCTCAACCCACCGGAGAAGGCGGTGGTGTTGTGCATGGACGAGAAGTCTTCCATCCAGGCACTCGATCGCACTCAGGCATCGTTGCCGATGGTTCCCGGTCGGGCCGGGACGATGACGCATGACTACAAACGAAACGGCACGACGACGCTCTTCGCCGCACTGGATGTCCTCACGGGTAAAGTCATCGGGCAGTGTCTTCCCAAGCATCGGCATGAGGAGTTCCTGACTTTCCTCAAAACCGTTGATTCGCAGGTGCCCAAGGGTCTGCAGGTCCACCTCGTGCTTGATAACTATGCCACGCACAAACATGCCGTGATCAAGCACTGGCTGGCCAACCACAAACGCTTTCACCTGCACTTCACGCCGACATCATCGTCGTGGCTGAATCAGGTCGAGAGGTGGTTTCGCGATCTGACGGAGAAGAATCTGCGTCGGGGGATCTTCCACTCGGTGCCCGATCTCATCGACAGCATCGAGGCTTATATCGATGCCAATAATGATGACCCGAAACCGTATGTGTGGACGGCGACAGCCGAGTCGATCCTGGAGAAAGTCGCCCGAGCGCGCACCACCCTGACCGAACGAGCAAGCTAA
- a CDS encoding universal stress protein gives MTAENLGSDQSSTGLGILVGYDGSELAARALEYGAAEAARRRIALTVVAAYTVPMTIYPNLASMPEENEQEASHSAVKKLLTEAAELLRDHVGPVSYRAERGDAAGVLVHLSADARAAVVGARGRGGFIGRLLGSVSTALPSHSHCPTIVVPGHRSDGPEASVVVAADGSEGGRLAMFTAAEVAASRGSALEIVTVLPAGDEWLYWYPELDLGAEVSDRRRQQLEAALNPELTAVSQQFPELRVGATVSIGNPIDVIAELTRTAQLTVLGTRGRGSFRSALMGSVSHGVLHHAQGPVMVVPG, from the coding sequence ATGACTGCCGAGAACCTCGGTAGCGATCAGTCATCGACGGGACTCGGGATCCTCGTCGGATACGACGGTTCCGAACTTGCCGCACGTGCTCTCGAATACGGCGCGGCCGAAGCCGCTCGCCGTCGCATCGCCCTCACGGTCGTCGCCGCCTACACCGTCCCGATGACCATCTACCCCAACCTCGCGTCGATGCCGGAGGAGAACGAGCAGGAGGCCTCACATTCAGCGGTGAAGAAGCTGCTCACCGAGGCAGCCGAGCTGCTGCGTGACCATGTGGGTCCCGTTTCCTACCGCGCCGAGCGCGGCGATGCCGCCGGCGTGTTGGTGCACCTCAGCGCCGATGCGCGTGCCGCGGTCGTGGGAGCGAGGGGCCGTGGCGGGTTCATCGGTCGCCTCCTCGGCTCGGTGTCGACGGCTCTGCCGTCCCACTCCCACTGCCCGACGATCGTCGTGCCCGGCCATCGCTCCGATGGGCCCGAGGCTTCGGTCGTGGTCGCCGCCGACGGCTCGGAGGGCGGACGTCTGGCCATGTTCACGGCCGCCGAGGTGGCCGCCTCGCGTGGCAGCGCACTCGAGATCGTCACGGTCCTGCCCGCGGGCGACGAATGGCTCTACTGGTATCCGGAGCTGGACCTCGGCGCCGAGGTCTCCGACCGGAGGCGGCAGCAGCTCGAGGCCGCGCTCAACCCCGAGCTGACCGCCGTGTCCCAGCAGTTCCCAGAGCTCAGGGTCGGTGCCACGGTGTCGATCGGGAACCCGATCGACGTGATTGCCGAGCTGACGAGAACTGCGCAGCTGACCGTCCTAGGCACCAGGGGCCGCGGATCCTTCCGGAGTGCTCTGATGGGGTCCGTCTCGCACGGGGTCCTCCACCATGCGCAGGGGCCGGTCATGGTCGTCCCGGGCTGA
- a CDS encoding MmgE/PrpD family protein, whose protein sequence is MIDHEVRTHKSSENLAREDQLAWKIAEVASDPTPVDSDVSEMVINRIIDNASVAAASVRRSAPLHAREQAQTHPYSPGATVFGLPRSERFSPEWAAWANGVAVRELDFHDTFLAAEYSHPGDNIPPVLAVAQHKGVGGKDLINGIATGYEIQVDLVKGMCLHEHKIDHVAHLGPSAAAGIGAMLGLDTEVTFQAIQQALHVTTATRQSRKGEISSWKAHAPAFAGKMAVESVDRAMRGEGAPNPIYEGEDGFIAWILSGPEARYTVPLPGAGEAKRAILETYTKEHSAEYQAQALIDLARKLGGEIDDLSKIKRVVIHTSHHTHNVIGTGANDPQKMDPKASRETLDHSIMYIFAVAMEDQGWHHEHSYSPERAGRRETVELWHKIETTEDKEWTRRYHSSDPNEKAFGGRVEIEFDDGSTLVDEIAVADAHPFGARPFARANYIEKFKTLSEGILTGAEQTRFIDLAENLENLDAEGVAELSFTVEGLEHTGSKGIF, encoded by the coding sequence ATGATCGATCATGAAGTCCGCACGCACAAGAGCTCAGAGAACCTGGCTCGTGAAGACCAACTCGCCTGGAAGATCGCCGAGGTCGCTTCGGACCCGACTCCGGTGGACTCGGATGTCTCCGAGATGGTGATCAACCGCATCATCGACAACGCCTCGGTGGCTGCGGCATCGGTTCGCCGCTCGGCCCCGCTGCACGCTCGCGAACAGGCACAGACCCACCCGTACTCACCCGGAGCCACCGTCTTCGGCCTGCCCCGGAGCGAGCGCTTCTCCCCGGAATGGGCGGCTTGGGCCAACGGGGTCGCGGTACGCGAACTCGACTTCCATGACACCTTCCTCGCCGCAGAGTACTCCCACCCCGGTGACAACATCCCGCCGGTCCTCGCGGTCGCCCAGCACAAGGGTGTGGGCGGCAAGGACCTCATCAACGGCATCGCCACCGGCTACGAGATCCAGGTCGACCTGGTCAAGGGAATGTGCCTGCACGAGCACAAGATCGACCACGTCGCCCACCTCGGCCCGTCCGCTGCCGCCGGCATCGGTGCCATGCTCGGACTCGACACCGAAGTCACCTTCCAGGCGATCCAGCAGGCCCTGCACGTGACGACAGCGACCCGTCAGTCCCGCAAGGGCGAGATCTCGTCCTGGAAGGCCCACGCACCTGCGTTCGCCGGCAAGATGGCCGTCGAGTCCGTCGACCGTGCGATGCGCGGCGAAGGTGCGCCGAACCCGATCTACGAAGGTGAGGACGGCTTCATCGCCTGGATCCTCTCCGGCCCCGAGGCCCGCTACACCGTTCCCCTGCCCGGTGCGGGCGAGGCCAAGCGCGCGATCCTCGAGACCTACACCAAGGAACACTCGGCCGAATACCAAGCACAGGCACTCATCGACCTCGCCCGCAAGCTCGGCGGGGAGATCGATGACCTGTCCAAGATCAAGCGCGTCGTCATCCACACCTCGCACCACACGCACAACGTCATCGGCACGGGTGCGAACGATCCGCAGAAGATGGATCCCAAGGCGAGCCGGGAGACCCTCGACCACTCGATCATGTACATCTTCGCCGTCGCCATGGAGGACCAGGGGTGGCACCACGAGCACTCCTACTCTCCCGAGCGTGCCGGACGCCGGGAGACCGTGGAGCTGTGGCACAAGATCGAGACCACAGAGGACAAGGAGTGGACTCGCCGCTACCACTCGAGTGATCCCAACGAGAAGGCCTTCGGCGGACGCGTGGAGATCGAATTCGACGACGGTTCGACCCTGGTCGACGAGATCGCCGTGGCCGATGCGCATCCCTTCGGTGCCCGCCCCTTCGCACGTGCGAACTACATCGAGAAGTTCAAGACCCTGTCCGAGGGCATCCTCACCGGTGCCGAGCAGACTCGCTTCATCGATCTGGCCGAGAACCTCGAGAACCTCGACGCGGAGGGTGTGGCCGAACTCAGCTTCACCGTCGAGGGACTCGAGCACACCGGTTCGAAGGGAATCTTCTGA
- a CDS encoding putative quinol monooxygenase yields MIFIVVKYDVKPESVEQFPEAVRPFTDAVREEPGNLWFEWSKSLSNDNEFVLVEAFTDEGAEPHVKSDHFAAGLEAMRPHLASTPKIISRKIDGEGWDEMGELQID; encoded by the coding sequence ATGATTTTCATCGTCGTGAAGTATGACGTGAAGCCCGAAAGCGTCGAGCAGTTCCCCGAAGCGGTGCGCCCCTTCACCGACGCGGTGCGCGAAGAGCCGGGCAACCTCTGGTTCGAATGGTCGAAGAGCCTGTCGAATGACAACGAGTTCGTCCTCGTCGAGGCCTTCACCGACGAAGGTGCCGAGCCGCATGTCAAGAGCGACCACTTCGCCGCCGGTCTCGAAGCCATGCGTCCACACCTGGCGTCGACGCCGAAGATCATCTCCCGCAAGATCGACGGCGAAGGCTGGGACGAGATGGGCGAACTCCAGATCGACTGA
- a CDS encoding ABC transporter ATP-binding protein produces the protein MALPITAHGYSWTHADRDEPAVGPLDLSINAGQKVLLLGPSGAGKSTLLHAIAGVLPAESGESTGELLVGDTVPDPRRGKTGLVLQDPDSQVIFSRVGDDVAFGMENLGLPAEVIESRISTSLGAMGLDPPRSHPTAALSGGQKQRLALAGIHAMAPEVIVLDEPTANIDPDSAPLVRDAVLDTQAATSATMVIVEHRVGLWLDHVDTVIVLGRDGLLVQGPPRRVFGDPELADELRECGIWMPEECNPHAAVNRRAPTMVGSDPTGEVLLATTRLGVGRPGSGRTAAVDLDVNIRSGEAIGIVGANGAGKSTMALTLAGLIPEVEGEVTALGSLRSGAKHARPLRWPSHFLAPRIGMVFQEPEHQFLRSSVAGELALGPRLAGWSSHEIDVRVAELLDALGLEKLAESHPQGLSGGEKRRLSVAAMIAPRPRILIVDEPTFGQDALTWTGLVDQFIDVLDRGSAVVAVSHDHDFLDAIGARRFELGTRTSNGFGDESADAVRRGVRIE, from the coding sequence ATGGCTCTGCCGATCACGGCCCACGGATATTCGTGGACCCACGCCGATCGGGACGAACCGGCGGTCGGGCCCCTCGACCTGAGCATCAATGCAGGGCAGAAGGTTCTGCTCCTGGGCCCTTCGGGGGCAGGGAAGTCGACTCTCCTGCACGCCATCGCCGGCGTCCTGCCCGCCGAATCCGGGGAATCCACCGGTGAGCTACTCGTCGGCGACACCGTCCCCGATCCCCGCCGAGGGAAGACCGGATTGGTCCTCCAGGACCCCGACTCCCAGGTGATCTTCTCCCGCGTCGGCGACGATGTCGCCTTCGGCATGGAGAATCTGGGGCTGCCCGCCGAGGTGATCGAATCCAGGATCTCCACCTCGCTTGGAGCCATGGGCCTCGACCCTCCGCGAAGCCACCCGACGGCGGCTCTCTCCGGCGGGCAGAAGCAGCGGTTGGCGCTGGCCGGAATCCACGCCATGGCTCCAGAGGTCATCGTCCTCGACGAACCCACAGCGAACATCGATCCCGACTCGGCCCCGCTGGTCCGAGACGCCGTCCTCGACACTCAGGCGGCCACCTCGGCGACGATGGTCATCGTCGAACACCGGGTCGGCCTGTGGCTCGATCATGTGGACACCGTGATCGTCCTCGGCAGGGATGGACTGCTCGTCCAGGGCCCGCCGAGGCGGGTCTTCGGTGACCCTGAACTCGCCGATGAGCTGCGCGAATGCGGGATCTGGATGCCCGAGGAATGCAATCCGCACGCGGCCGTGAACCGCAGAGCGCCCACGATGGTCGGCAGTGATCCGACCGGCGAGGTCCTGCTTGCGACCACCCGGCTCGGTGTCGGTCGTCCGGGCTCCGGGCGAACGGCCGCGGTCGATCTCGATGTGAACATCCGGTCTGGTGAGGCCATCGGTATCGTCGGTGCCAACGGTGCCGGAAAATCCACGATGGCGCTGACCCTCGCGGGGCTCATCCCCGAGGTCGAGGGCGAGGTCACGGCGCTGGGCTCCCTGCGCTCTGGGGCCAAGCATGCCAGACCCTTGCGTTGGCCCTCCCACTTCCTGGCCCCGCGGATCGGGATGGTGTTCCAAGAACCCGAGCATCAGTTCCTGCGCTCGAGTGTGGCCGGGGAACTGGCATTGGGTCCGCGACTGGCGGGGTGGTCGAGTCACGAGATCGATGTTCGTGTCGCCGAACTGCTGGATGCGCTGGGGCTTGAGAAGCTCGCCGAATCACACCCACAGGGTCTCTCCGGAGGAGAGAAGCGCCGGTTGTCGGTGGCGGCAATGATCGCCCCACGGCCCCGGATCCTCATCGTCGACGAACCGACGTTCGGCCAGGACGCCCTCACCTGGACGGGGCTCGTCGACCAGTTCATCGATGTGCTCGACCGCGGCAGCGCCGTGGTCGCCGTCAGCCACGACCACGACTTCCTCGATGCGATCGGCGCCCGACGATTCGAGCTGGGAACACGGACGTCGAACGGCTTCGGGGATGAGTCGGCCGATGCTGTGAGGAGGGGTGTGCGCATTGAGTGA
- a CDS encoding fibronectin type III domain-containing protein, with the protein MTIRHLRTPMSSLSALVLSAALVVPPVPAHADPGHSSSARVEENEESAISDTVLQVGADETSRNLSWMSETPGEGEVRWSKTSELEGSALPEDAHSAPTTDSGLSTDLGRHYNHANMTGLEPGTEYAYQVGSEEDGFSPVARFDTGTSDGDSEFLVFGDPQVGAGGGRPDDATGWDRTLTSALEAAQDPRFFYSLGDQVNSAGDQGQYEQYLAPEATTTVPQATTIGNHDVTSKSYEQHFNRPNVSHDHGEGGAITSGGDYWFIDSGVLFININSNDHDTEEHAEFIDDVVSEHGDEARWKVLGFHHSIYSTATHNSDPDVQQLREAIPPVAARNDIDLVVSGHDHIFNRTFLMDAGGQPVKGSDAGLEQEKEEGQTMYLTLTSSSGSKFYDYVPGLDWEAKSVHNDIPAFTRVRVSDESLRATTYEVPAGDGAQGTSASADSEEIDDVEITRAGDKDPDPDADIGSE; encoded by the coding sequence GTGACAATACGACACCTGAGAACACCGATGAGTTCCCTGTCCGCACTTGTGCTGTCGGCGGCTCTCGTCGTCCCGCCGGTCCCCGCGCACGCCGACCCTGGTCACTCATCCTCGGCCCGGGTCGAAGAGAATGAGGAGTCCGCGATCTCCGACACCGTCCTGCAGGTCGGGGCCGATGAGACCTCACGTAACCTGTCCTGGATGAGTGAGACCCCCGGAGAGGGAGAGGTTCGCTGGTCAAAGACCTCGGAACTCGAGGGCTCGGCTCTGCCCGAAGACGCCCACAGCGCTCCGACCACCGACTCGGGTCTCTCGACCGACCTCGGACGTCACTACAATCATGCGAACATGACCGGTCTGGAGCCGGGCACCGAATACGCCTACCAGGTCGGCAGCGAGGAGGACGGCTTCTCCCCGGTGGCACGGTTCGATACGGGGACCTCAGATGGGGACAGCGAATTCCTCGTCTTCGGTGATCCGCAAGTCGGCGCCGGCGGCGGTCGGCCCGATGACGCGACAGGGTGGGACAGGACGCTGACCTCCGCGTTGGAGGCCGCGCAGGATCCGAGGTTCTTCTACTCCTTGGGTGATCAGGTGAACTCGGCAGGCGACCAAGGGCAGTACGAGCAGTACCTGGCGCCCGAGGCGACGACGACCGTTCCGCAGGCGACGACCATCGGCAACCACGATGTCACTTCGAAGTCCTATGAACAGCACTTCAACCGGCCCAATGTCAGCCACGACCACGGTGAAGGTGGAGCGATCACCTCCGGCGGGGACTACTGGTTCATCGATTCCGGGGTTCTGTTCATCAACATCAACTCGAACGACCACGACACCGAGGAACATGCGGAGTTCATCGACGACGTCGTCAGCGAACATGGCGACGAAGCCCGGTGGAAGGTCCTCGGCTTCCACCATTCGATCTACTCGACCGCGACCCATAACAGCGACCCCGACGTGCAACAGCTGCGCGAAGCCATTCCGCCGGTCGCGGCCCGCAACGACATCGACCTCGTGGTGTCCGGCCATGACCACATCTTTAATCGGACCTTCCTCATGGATGCCGGGGGACAGCCGGTCAAAGGCTCCGACGCCGGACTCGAACAGGAGAAGGAGGAGGGACAGACAATGTACCTGACTCTGACTTCTTCCTCGGGATCGAAGTTCTACGACTACGTTCCGGGACTCGATTGGGAGGCCAAGAGCGTCCATAACGACATCCCGGCCTTCACCCGGGTGCGTGTGAGTGACGAATCGCTGCGTGCGACGACGTACGAGGTCCCTGCCGGGGACGGGGCGCAGGGCACCTCCGCGTCGGCAGATTCCGAAGAGATCGACGATGTCGAGATCACGCGCGCCGGTGACAAGGACCCGGATCCGGATGCCGACATCGGTTCGGAATGA
- a CDS encoding class I SAM-dependent methyltransferase encodes MSFDHQWNRIRETNPDHSANYAERWRKIVASGQDIGGEARFVNAMAPRGARILDAGCGTGRAGGLLISEGHTVYGVDLDEFLISVAEEDFPSGEWHTGDLAEFDFADAGITDIDVAFCAGNVLSFLDPASRRQTLSNIRSTLKSGGRFVAGFGAGRGYDFADFIDDVKSTGMIVNLKLSTWELHPYEPDSGFLVLIAERA; translated from the coding sequence ATGAGCTTCGATCATCAGTGGAACCGCATCCGTGAGACCAATCCCGACCATTCCGCCAATTATGCCGAAAGGTGGCGCAAGATCGTGGCCTCCGGGCAGGACATCGGGGGAGAGGCACGGTTCGTCAATGCGATGGCCCCACGCGGTGCGCGCATCCTCGACGCCGGCTGCGGCACCGGTCGCGCCGGCGGCCTGCTCATCAGCGAGGGCCACACTGTCTACGGGGTCGATCTCGACGAGTTCCTCATCTCCGTCGCCGAGGAGGACTTCCCGAGCGGCGAATGGCACACGGGTGACCTTGCCGAATTCGACTTCGCGGACGCAGGCATCACCGACATCGACGTGGCCTTCTGCGCCGGCAACGTCCTGTCATTCCTCGATCCCGCCTCTCGGCGCCAGACGCTGTCCAACATCAGATCGACGCTGAAGTCCGGCGGACGCTTCGTCGCCGGCTTCGGCGCGGGCCGCGGCTACGACTTCGCGGACTTCATCGACGATGTGAAGTCGACGGGCATGATCGTCAATCTCAAGCTCTCGACCTGGGAGCTGCACCCGTACGAGCCCGACAGCGGATTCCTCGTCCTCATCGCCGAAAGGGCCTGA
- a CDS encoding DUF4916 domain-containing protein, which produces MTRTALDFDENWFDDAEFAQLRRRLPIPYVNAIPVRVGESGNVEHIGLLLRSLDDGTLGREVVGGRIRFHESIRTALMRHAENDLGPMALPVIPPAISPFHIAEYFPTEGSSLLHDPRQHAISMCFILEVRGECTPRADALSLDWLTPEETLRSDIVGEMCHGQEHLLRYALAHMGFAI; this is translated from the coding sequence ATGACGCGCACCGCCCTGGACTTCGACGAGAACTGGTTCGATGACGCCGAGTTCGCTCAGCTGCGACGTCGACTGCCCATCCCCTATGTGAATGCGATTCCCGTCCGGGTGGGCGAATCCGGAAATGTCGAACACATCGGCCTGCTCCTGCGCAGCCTGGATGACGGGACCCTGGGCCGCGAGGTCGTCGGCGGACGGATCCGCTTCCACGAAAGCATCCGCACCGCCCTCATGCGCCACGCGGAGAACGACCTCGGACCGATGGCGCTGCCGGTCATTCCCCCGGCGATCTCGCCGTTCCACATCGCCGAGTACTTCCCCACCGAAGGCTCGTCCCTCCTCCACGATCCGCGTCAGCATGCGATCTCGATGTGCTTCATCCTCGAGGTCCGTGGCGAGTGCACCCCTCGCGCGGATGCGCTCAGCCTCGACTGGCTGACCCCGGAGGAGACGCTGCGCTCCGATATCGTCGGCGAGATGTGCCATGGCCAGGAGCACCTCCTCCGCTACGCCCTGGCCCACATGGGGTTCGCGATCTGA
- a CDS encoding ECF transporter S component, whose amino-acid sequence MPKTTAADSPQRSAPKYSHVPATKQWRVVDYVVTAVLGIAVGLVFWVLALSWKALELGFQAFPPSIGLIAGLWVLAGPLAAAIIRKPGAALLCELIAAIVEAVLGSHFGATVLLSGFVQGLGAELVFAAFGYRKFNLWVTSLAGLLAAAFMSVSENIMYNAEWQFGFQAAYTVCAIISGIVISGIGAWFAYRAIAKTGALSSFASGRVH is encoded by the coding sequence ATGCCGAAAACGACCGCAGCGGATTCTCCACAGCGGAGCGCACCGAAGTATTCCCACGTCCCGGCGACCAAGCAGTGGAGAGTCGTCGACTATGTCGTCACGGCCGTGCTCGGCATCGCCGTCGGCCTCGTCTTCTGGGTGCTGGCACTGAGCTGGAAGGCCCTCGAGCTCGGATTCCAGGCGTTCCCGCCCTCGATCGGTCTCATCGCTGGCCTCTGGGTCCTCGCCGGGCCCTTGGCCGCAGCCATCATCCGCAAACCCGGCGCCGCACTCCTGTGCGAGCTCATCGCCGCCATCGTCGAAGCCGTCCTCGGCTCCCATTTCGGGGCCACGGTTCTGCTCTCCGGCTTCGTTCAGGGCCTTGGCGCCGAACTCGTCTTCGCCGCCTTCGGCTACCGTAAGTTCAACTTGTGGGTCACGAGTCTGGCCGGGCTGCTGGCCGCCGCGTTCATGTCCGTGAGCGAGAACATCATGTACAACGCCGAATGGCAGTTCGGATTCCAGGCCGCCTACACGGTGTGCGCGATCATCTCCGGCATCGTCATCTCCGGCATCGGCGCCTGGTTCGCCTACCGGGCGATTGCGAAGACCGGGGCGCTGAGTTCGTTCGCTTCGGGCCGTGTCCACTGA
- a CDS encoding CbiQ family ECF transporter T component has protein sequence MCALSESVAVEDPGQLIPIVRRTALVRCNPLTKIAVALILMVGALLSIDVVSAGVVLGFCLLALPATGLDLWAALRRLWFLPLGALLAAWGTAILAEKTGAVVVDLGPILMTSGSLGAAAPIFLRALALAIPLIVLASTIGPRDLSDALIQHLRLPEVVVVSVLAAGRLLGLLVSEWQTLSMARRARGVAGGSIVRRTGSLFTGVFVLLVRSIRRGTTLAMAMEGRAFGRPGRTWRRRSTFGAGDGVALLVSIAVCVFAIEAAHALGTWNPIIGG, from the coding sequence GTGTGCGCATTGAGTGAGTCTGTCGCCGTTGAGGATCCGGGCCAACTCATTCCCATCGTGCGCAGGACGGCACTGGTCAGGTGCAATCCCCTGACGAAGATCGCAGTGGCCCTCATCCTCATGGTCGGTGCCCTGTTGAGCATCGACGTGGTCTCCGCCGGAGTCGTGCTCGGATTCTGTCTGCTTGCGCTGCCGGCGACGGGACTCGATCTTTGGGCGGCGCTGCGACGTCTGTGGTTTCTGCCCCTCGGCGCGCTCCTGGCCGCCTGGGGCACTGCGATCCTGGCCGAGAAGACCGGGGCTGTCGTCGTCGACCTCGGACCGATCCTCATGACGTCGGGCTCCCTCGGCGCGGCTGCCCCGATCTTCCTGCGTGCCCTGGCCTTGGCGATTCCGCTCATCGTGCTCGCCTCGACGATCGGCCCCAGGGATCTCTCCGATGCTCTCATTCAGCATCTGCGCCTGCCGGAGGTCGTCGTGGTGTCCGTGTTGGCGGCCGGACGCCTGCTCGGCCTCCTCGTCAGCGAGTGGCAGACGCTGTCGATGGCCAGGCGGGCCAGAGGCGTGGCAGGCGGTTCGATCGTGAGGCGCACAGGCAGCCTCTTCACCGGCGTCTTCGTGCTGCTCGTCCGATCGATCCGCCGCGGCACCACCTTGGCCATGGCGATGGAGGGGAGGGCGTTCGGGCGGCCCGGACGGACCTGGCGCAGGCGCTCGACCTTTGGTGCCGGGGATGGTGTCGCGCTGCTGGTCTCGATAGCAGTGTGCGTGTTCGCGATCGAGGCCGCTCACGCGCTGGGGACGTGGAATCCGATCATCGGCGGCTGA
- a CDS encoding LysR family transcriptional regulator, producing the protein MAWTLGQLRTFVTVAELGSMTRAAEQLGYSIGAVSQHMSALRRAVGSELFLRRGRGMVLAEAGRTLLPRARSLLAAQKQAEMAMLGRDFRSEAIVTLGVFGSASTRALPQIVRLLGQRHPHIEVRAREINVETMSAAVIDGAIDLGIGINYPAVPLPPMRGLSWMTVAGEDFGIVAPAGAPPLPVEELAEADWILPPAEELFGRAMRLATSAMGIAAKETHIVTDTAVALALAGTGLGLTLATPIMMSLGGPDVDLHPVAEAGGREIIVLTSPDPADPVRAVAEVVAEVFRPSGVSRK; encoded by the coding sequence ATGGCGTGGACCTTGGGGCAGCTGCGAACCTTCGTCACCGTGGCCGAACTCGGGTCGATGACCAGGGCCGCCGAGCAGCTGGGCTACAGCATCGGTGCGGTCTCCCAGCACATGAGCGCCCTGCGCCGGGCCGTCGGGTCCGAACTGTTCCTGCGCCGGGGTCGGGGGATGGTCCTCGCCGAGGCCGGCCGGACGTTGCTCCCACGGGCGCGGAGCCTCCTCGCCGCCCAGAAGCAGGCCGAGATGGCGATGCTGGGCAGAGACTTCCGCAGCGAAGCCATCGTCACCCTCGGCGTCTTCGGTTCGGCGTCGACGAGGGCGCTGCCCCAGATCGTGCGGCTCCTGGGGCAGCGGCACCCGCACATCGAGGTCCGCGCGCGTGAGATCAACGTCGAAACGATGTCGGCGGCCGTGATCGACGGTGCCATCGACCTCGGCATCGGCATCAACTATCCGGCTGTGCCGCTGCCGCCGATGCGAGGACTGAGTTGGATGACGGTGGCCGGTGAGGACTTCGGCATCGTCGCGCCCGCAGGTGCTCCGCCGCTCCCGGTGGAGGAGCTGGCAGAGGCCGATTGGATCCTGCCCCCGGCCGAGGAGCTCTTCGGCCGGGCGATGCGTCTGGCCACCTCGGCGATGGGGATCGCGGCCAAGGAGACCCACATCGTCACCGACACGGCCGTCGCGCTCGCCCTGGCCGGCACTGGACTCGGTCTGACCCTGGCGACACCGATCATGATGTCCCTGGGCGGGCCTGACGTCGATCTGCATCCGGTCGCCGAGGCGGGCGGCAGGGAGATCATCGTACTGACCTCCCCGGACCCCGCAGATCCGGTCAGGGCCGTCGCCGAGGTGGTGGCCGAGGTCTTTCGTCCTAGTGGTGTGTCTCGTAAATGA